The genomic window GCGGGGTTGAAGTGGGAGACTGCGAATAGGCTCCGATAGCAGGGCAGAGCGGCAGACCTTGCGTAAGTGTCCATGCCATCTGTGTCTGCCGCTTTCCCCATACGATTTCAGATGGGGACACACTAGCCTAAGAACCGGAAACGACCCGGTTCTGCATGGTTAAAATTCTGGCTGCTGCATTCTCCTTCAACCCGTTTTTTTCTTCCTGAAACGCAATACAAGACTCGTAAATTACCCTCTTGTTGAAACCAGAGGTTCTGCATGaagcctctatcctctctctacaACAAATGTCATCGCATGGGTGGGCGCATAGACTCTCTAGAAGCAAAAGGGTTTTCAGATTCCGCGCACAGAAAGCAttaatacgcacacacacaaggtcggTCTATGGTCCAGTCTCAGAGACAGAACACCGATTCCCTTTTTTGCCAAAATACGGAGACGAAAAATATAGCTGTTATCCGGTTATCCGGTGAGGCGATGCAACAGCGCGCTCCCTCCAGCCGCGTCCCCTGCACCCCTCAAACGCGAGCGGCTTACGTGAGCAAACATCACCTGCCCGGACACTGGCGTCCGTTAGCCTTTCCTGCGCAAACACACTAATGACCGGAGCAGCCGCGCGCCCAACACCCAACAGACCACTGACCGAACCGCCGGGAGGCAGAACCACATGTGACCATTAGAGCTTCGCAGTCTCAGTTCGGTTATAGAACAATCCGCGCACACAGCAGACCAGCCCTAGTGCGTATATCCTACTGAATCACTGAGTTGTCCACGAGTGTCAGTTGGTAGAGACACTATAGGCTACACTGCGGATGGTTGCTGATGACTAACGCTGCGAAAATCTCTGAATGGATTCAAATCGTGAGTTTTGGAACACGGTGAGCCAGTCCAACCAGAGGCCACTGTTCCAAAAGGGAGACTTAGGACACCTTTAAGACACCCACTTAATAAAAGACACCCGCATAATCTTTTGCACGGGCAGCAAGTCTTGCAGGTTGAGTTTAAAGATTAAAggctggtgcgtgtgtgtggcttcGAACACTCAGCATGTTGGCACACGTGAGGACCATATCGAACAATGGGGGGCTGGGGAAGCACAGGAAAAAATATCCCTAGCAACAGGGTATACATCTTAATGGTTTTTTCTtcactgaaccccccccccccccccctcccccatgtgaCGAGAGCCTGCACATGCTTGAGCTTACGGTGGCCATGAGGCACCACTCTGCTCTATTCGCCAATTCTCCtataccccctcccccttaaaTGCATCAATCAATCAACTCGTTCATTCACGATTCCCTCCTTCGCTGTTGCTGCTGAACCTCCCGCCCTTCCACAGAGGTCAAAAAGCGTGCGCTGTCCCCGGTGCTGAAACCCAGACAGAATCGTGAGGATCAGTGTGAAATGAACAGATACTTTAACCCAACACTTGTTAACGCACACCACGCATTATGGTGCTCAAGATTTTTCCAAGTTTTCTCCACCAGACCCCAATCCTACGCATCTACGCCCCCCACCGTAGATGCGTACAATCACCTCAATTCATTTAAGAATACTTCACGCAAGCTATACTGGTCGCTGTCTGTGGTGCTGAATGTTCGTCATACCAACCAAAATAATAGGCTACAGAACCAATATTTTATGATCCAATACACTAAAATATCTCAAGATTTGGCGATAGATGGATAAtccgtccatctctctctaatcTACTAACCTGGACCCCCCATCCATTCTATCAATGTCAGTCAATTTATCGGCTCAGCATCCCCCATCCACCCAACGACTTCATCTCACAGAGATTTGAAAGGATTCGACAAATGTTAATTGAAGAACTACTTTATGCTCCCTCTGAGGAATTGCTGCTAATTGATTTCACGTGCTCAAGGCCCTCAGAACACAGCACGTGCACTGGCGTTAGGCTTTTTTACGTTAGGGGGAATCCATTGACAAATCAGTCGTTCGTCAGACAACTTTGGCTTTCAATTGTGCTTAAAATCCACCCGAAAGACATGTTAGACGCATCTGCCTAgtaatgtaaatgaatgttAATCATAGTCTAAAATCATAATTAGTCATGCTGTCACATGCATCTTTTAAAGTGGAAACAATGCCGTTACGTGGGAATGTATTCCGCGAAACTCTGCATAACATATGCGCAACCGTGATCGTCTTGAACGCACCCTTTTCATACAGTAATATGAACTACAGTACTTTCATTTTTTCTACTCGTTCCCTTCTCGCGATAGAGGCGAAGTGGTTTGACGGGCAGTCGAGGTTGCAGCAGGCAGAGGGAGACGGTGGAAGGTAAGCAGGGAGGCAGCATCATGGCGGACAGAGACAGTGGCAGTGACCACGGAGGGCCCACCGCAGGCCCTGGCTCGCTGCCTCCGGGTACGATGGGCGCAGCATCTCGACTGCAGCACGACACGGAGGAGCTCGCATCCAAGCGCGTCGACATTCAGAACAAGCGCTTCTATCTAGACGTGAAGCAGAATGCGAAAGGCCGCTTCCTAAAGATAGCCGAGGTCGGAGCTGGGGGAAATAAGAGccgcctcactctctctatgtCAGTGGCCGTTGAATTCCGCGATTATCTCGGGGATTTCATCGAACATTACGCCCAGCTGGGCCCAAGCAACCCTGACATTGTGCAGGACGAGCCCCGGCGGGCGCTCAAGAGTGAATTTCTGGTGCGAGAGAATCGGAAATATTACATGGATCTGAAAGAGAACCAGAGGGGGCGGTTCCTTAGGATCCGTCAGACCGTTAATCGGGGGCCCGGATTGGGAAGCGCACAAGGCCAGACCATCGCGTTACCAGCGCAGGGACTCATTGAGTTCCGCGACGCTTTGGCCAAACTCATCGATGACTACGGTGTGGACGAGGAACCGGCAGAGCTACCCGAAGGCACCTCCTTGACTGTCGACAACAAGCGTTTCTTCTTCGACGTGGGCTCCAATAAGTACGGAGTCTTCATGCGGGTCAGCGAGGTGAAACCTACGTACCGGAACTCCATCACTGTTCCGTGCAAAGTATGGTCCAAATTCGGCAACACGTTCTGTAAATATgcggaggagatgaggaagattCAGGAGCGGAGTAGAGAAAAACGAGCATCCGAAATGCTACCAGAAGGCCCGCACGGCGACGAAGGAGAGGATGATTGACTGATAGGAttaaagcaaaaaaaagagaagaaagaaaatgcATACATAACAAGAACTGACTTAAAAATCGGACTTTTACTGtaaaatagaaagaaagaattCCAAGGGAATCACCCCCGACACAATCTCCACACTACACAGACTGGCAGTATTCAAACCTCGCTCATACTGGATGTCACCCAACCATTTTAACAGTAAGCCGCTGCTATCAGTAACTGTTTGAACTGTAACATATGAACTGTTTCCTACTTGATTTAAATGACAATGAACAGAGTGTTTATATCTCTATAAGAAACTTCAGATTTTGCACACGTCAAAGTTATTTCGAAAAATCTTTTCAAAGTGCAAATAGATATAAATCAGAAGGTATGTGGAAAATGACGGTCTTTATGTAAACCAACATTTGACATCAGCACAAAGAGAATATAGCC from Osmerus mordax isolate fOsmMor3 chromosome 12, fOsmMor3.pri, whole genome shotgun sequence includes these protein-coding regions:
- the purab gene encoding transcriptional activator protein Pur-alpha; translated protein: MADRDSGSDHGGPTAGPGSLPPGTMGAASRLQHDTEELASKRVDIQNKRFYLDVKQNAKGRFLKIAEVGAGGNKSRLTLSMSVAVEFRDYLGDFIEHYAQLGPSNPDIVQDEPRRALKSEFLVRENRKYYMDLKENQRGRFLRIRQTVNRGPGLGSAQGQTIALPAQGLIEFRDALAKLIDDYGVDEEPAELPEGTSLTVDNKRFFFDVGSNKYGVFMRVSEVKPTYRNSITVPCKVWSKFGNTFCKYAEEMRKIQERSREKRASEMLPEGPHGDEGEDD